Proteins co-encoded in one Ignavibacteria bacterium genomic window:
- a CDS encoding mechanosensitive ion channel, translating to MVNFKPLLVLFLFCAMHLAGVSQSVEKIKKDSAGHTILPVKDSVLRIDTIVRIDSVYIFDTVRITDQKTARDSNFFPTSFIIVDSSSNKLPSLDDMVNSINFVKQLGIFKLVLILFIIAIASGLTFAFRILSKYLSFKGEKFGRILKVISVARTFVWIVTFYLILKLVFVQTQFLLLLFILISLVLLGIAALPLLGNLLGRLFILSGNMFNHNDYIKAGLHRGFVQEIGLKHVTILSDEGSAIFIPNSYFINNPFENVSRGKKEEQISLDFDFPSKYDPERVLGILKEAAISNPYLYINKEPEVFIKQVDFINDRYTIKVNLYLYDSNYIDELYDSINKSVLAKLTTDQSENK from the coding sequence ATGGTAAATTTCAAACCTCTGCTGGTCTTGTTCTTGTTTTGTGCCATGCACCTTGCGGGTGTTTCACAATCTGTGGAAAAAATCAAAAAGGACTCTGCCGGACACACGATTTTACCGGTCAAAGACAGCGTTTTAAGAATTGATACGATAGTTCGAATCGACAGCGTGTACATTTTTGACACAGTAAGAATTACCGATCAGAAAACCGCCAGAGACAGCAACTTTTTCCCGACATCTTTTATCATCGTGGATTCATCATCTAACAAGCTCCCCTCTCTCGATGATATGGTGAACTCAATAAATTTCGTAAAACAGTTGGGGATCTTCAAACTCGTTCTGATTCTCTTCATTATTGCGATCGCATCAGGTTTGACTTTTGCATTCAGGATTCTCTCAAAATATCTTTCGTTCAAGGGAGAAAAGTTTGGTAGAATTCTGAAAGTCATCTCTGTGGCAAGAACATTTGTTTGGATTGTGACATTTTATTTGATTCTTAAGCTGGTTTTTGTCCAGACTCAATTCCTTCTCCTTCTCTTTATTCTCATATCACTCGTTCTTTTGGGGATTGCAGCACTGCCACTACTCGGCAATTTGCTGGGGAGGCTTTTTATCCTCTCAGGAAACATGTTCAATCATAATGACTACATAAAAGCCGGACTGCATAGAGGATTCGTTCAGGAAATCGGATTAAAACATGTAACCATTCTGAGTGATGAAGGATCAGCCATTTTTATTCCTAATTCATACTTTATCAACAACCCTTTTGAAAATGTAAGCAGAGGTAAAAAGGAAGAGCAGATCTCGCTTGATTTTGACTTCCCGTCTAAGTATGATCCTGAAAGAGTGCTCGGAATCCTGAAGGAAGCGGCGATATCAAATCCTTATTTGTACATCAATAAAGAGCCGGAAGTTTTTATTAAACAGGTCGATTTTATTAATGACCGTTATACAATAAAAGTGAATCTTTATTTGTACGATTCAAACTATATTGACGAATTATATGACTCTATTAATAAATCGGTTTTAGCTAAATTGACCACCGATCAATCTGAGAATAAATGA